From Salvia splendens isolate huo1 chromosome 3, SspV2, whole genome shotgun sequence, a single genomic window includes:
- the LOC121795433 gene encoding probable LRR receptor-like serine/threonine-protein kinase At1g67720 isoform X1 has product MGFAGFFFLLSMYSLFLMDASTAQMPGFVSLDCGGSNNFTDEIGLEWSPDNYILTGDIATISVANETRKQYKTLRYFPADDNKYCYTFNVVSRTRYLIRATFLYGNFDSNNVYPKFDISFGPTHWGTIVISDANTIELQELIFLATEPTISVCLSKAKTGQPFISTLELRQFNGSIYFNLFESQYFLSMSARINFGAESDEPVRYPDDPFDRIWESDSVRKANYLVDVAPGTEKISTQMPIDVSRDEWPPQKVMQTAVVGRNGSLTYRLNLDGFPAPGWAFCYFAEIEDLGPSDARKFRFILPGAPDLSKAIVNIQENAQGQYRLYEPGYYNISLPFVLSFRFGRTSDSTMGPLLNALEVNRYLKKSDGSADGPVLAAIAMSYSSFKWANEGGDPCLPSPWSWVQCSSDPRHMITLIKLSGKNLSGTIPVEFTKLGGLVELWLDNNSLSGPIPDFSGCPNLTIIHLEDNQLNGELPSSLADLSNLRELHVQNNVLAGKIPSGLLNKDLDFNYTGNAGLHTEKGGNRDNIIIGASVGGAVLLIATIASCFLLRKGKGKSHHKGESQHNLPPQKLASSLGETAAEAAHYFTLSEIKDATNNFERKIGSGGFGVVYYGRLLDDREIAVKVLTNDSFQGKREFTNEVSLLSRIHHRNLLQFLGYCQEEGKSILVYEFMHNGTLKEHLYGPLTHGGRGINWIKRLEIAEDAAKGIEYLHTGCVPSIIHRDLKSSNILLDKNMRAKVSDFGLSKLAVDGASHVSSIVRGTVGYLDPEYYISQQLTDKSDIYSFGVILLELISGQEAISDENFGHNCRNIVQWAKMHIESGDLQGIIDPALHEYDIQSMWKIAEKALMCVQAHGSMRPWMTEVIKEIQDALAIEKGAEAVREGSSDEMSKRSAHSSLNLGASDDHYLAIDESIARPTAR; this is encoded by the exons ATGGGATTTGCtggattttttttccttctctctatGTATTCCCTTTTTCTCATGGATGCTTCCACAGCCCAGATGCCAG GTTTTGTGAGTCTGGATTGTGGTGGTTCCAATAATTTTACAGATGAAATAGGTCTTGAATGGAGTCCAGATAACTACATCTTAACTGGAGATATAGCCACCATATCTGTAGCCAACGAAACCAGAAAACAGTATAAGACACTAAGATATTTCCCAGCAGATGATAACAAGTATTGCTACACATTCAATGTTGTTAGTAGGACCAGGTATCTTATACGAGCAACCTTCTTGTATGGAAATTTTGACAGCAATAATGTATATCCCAAGTTTGACATTTCATTTGGGCCTACTCATTGGGGCACTATAGTCATTTCGGATGCAAATACCATAGAGCTTCAGGAGTTAATATTTCTAGCTACAGAGCCTACCATCAGTGTTTGTTTGTCCAAAGCAAAAACTGGTCAACCGTTTATATCCACCCTTGAGCTCCGGCAGTTTAATGGTTCCATCTATTTCAATCTGTTTGAGAGCCAATATTTCCTCAGCATGTCTGCAAGAATAAATTTTGGTGCAGAGAGTGATGAACCAGTCAG GTATCCAGATGACCCATTTGATCGAATATGGGAGTCTGACTCGGTGAGAAAAGCCAATTACCTTGTGGATGTTGCTCCTGGAACTGAAAAAATTTCAACTCAGATGCCAATTGATGTCAGCAGGGATGAATGGCCACCACAGAAGGTAATGCAGACAGCTGTAGTTGGCAGAAATGGATCATTGACATACCGCTTGAACCTCGATGGTTTTCCTGCTCCTGGTTGGGCATTTTGTTACTTTGCTGAAATTGAAGACTTGGGTCCAAGTGATGCTAGAAAGTTCAGGTTCATACTCCCTGGCGCTCCTGATCTTAGCAAGGCTATTGTTAATATCCAAGAAAACGCCCAAGGACAGTATCGTTTGTATGAGCCAGGATACTACAACATTTCTCTACCATTTGTTTTATCTTTCAGATTTGGGAGGACTTCTGATTCTACAATGGGTCCTCTGCTGAATGCCTTGGAGGTCAATAGATATTTGAAGAAGAGTGATGGCTCTGCAGATG GACCAGTTTTGGCTGCAATAGCCATGTCTTATTCATCATTTAAGTGGGCAAATGAAGGCGGTGATCCATGCCTTCCTTCTCCATGGTCATGGGTCCAGTGTAGTTCAGATCCTCGCCATATGATAACATTGAT TAAACTCTCAGGGAAGAATCTGTCAGGAACAATTCCAGTAGAATTCACAAAGTTGGGCGGCTTAGTTGAGTT ATGGCTTGATAATAACTCACTGAGTGGTCCAATTCCTGATTTTTCTGGGTGCCCTAACTTAACGATAAT ACATCTTGAGGATAACCAGTTGAATGGTGAACTGCCTTCTTCCTTGGCAGATTTGTCAAATTTGAGAGAATT GCATGTTCAGAACAATGTGTTAGCTGGGAAAATTCCATCTGGCCTACTTAATAAAGACCTGGATTTCAA CTACACAGGGAATGCAGGCCTTCACACAGAGAAGGGAGGGAACCGTGATAATATTATTATCGGGGCATCAGTTGGAGGTGCTGTTCTGCTAATTGCTACCATTGCCTCCTGTTTCTTATTGCGCAAAGGGAAGGGCAAATCTCATCATAAAG GGGAATCTCAACATAATTTGCCTCCTCAAAAGCTTGCTTCTTCCCTGGGTGAGACTGCGGCTGAAGCTGCTCATTACTTCACATTATCTGAGATCAAGGATGCTACAAATAATTTTGAGAGAAAAATTGGATCAGGAGGCTTTGGGGTTGTATATTATGGGAGACTGCTAGATGATAGAGAAATTGCAGTCAAAGTTTTGACTAACGATTCCTTCCAGGGGAAACGAGAGTTTACCAATGAA GTCTCTCTTCTTTCAAGAATACATCATAGGAATCTGTTGCAGTTTCTTGGATATTGCCAAGAAGAAGGAAAAAGTATTCTCGTGTACGAGTTCATGCACAATGGGACGCTTAAGGAACATCTTTATG GGCCCTTAACACATGGAGGAAGAggaattaattggattaaacGCCTTGAGATTGCTGAGGATGCTGCCAAAG GAATAGAGTACCTTCACACTGGTTGTGTTCCATCAATCATTCATCGAGACTTGAAGAGCAGCAATATTCTTCTTGACAAGAACATGAGAGCTAAGGTTTCAGATTTTGGCCTTTCAAAACTAGCAGTTGATGGAGCTTCCCATGTGTCTAGTATAGTTCGAGGAACTGTTGGTTACCTTGATCCCGA ATATTACATCTCCCAGCAGCTGACAGACAAGAGCGACATCTACAGTTTTGGGGTCATTCTCCTCGAGTTAATATCCGGTCAAGAAGCAATCTCTGATGAAAATTTTGGACATAACTGCCGAAACATAGTCCAGTGG GCAAAGATGCATATTGAGAGTGGTGATCTTCAAGGGATCATCGACCCTGCATTGCATGAGTACGACATACAGTCGATGTGGAAGATAGCGGAGAAGGCGCTTATGTGCGTGCAGGCCCACGGGAGCATGAGGCCGTGGATGACTGAAGTCATAAAGGAGATCCAAGATGCACTCGCCATCGAAAAGGGAGCAGAGGCAGTGCGAGAAGGCAGCTCTGACGAGATGTCAAAGCGCTCGGCTCACTCATCCCTCAACTTGGGCGCCAGTGACGACCACTACTTGGCCATCGATGAATCCATTGCACGCCCAACTGCTCGATAG
- the LOC121795433 gene encoding probable LRR receptor-like serine/threonine-protein kinase At1g67720 isoform X2, producing the protein MITSIATHSMLLVGPVISDANTIELQELIFLATEPTISVCLSKAKTGQPFISTLELRQFNGSIYFNLFESQYFLSMSARINFGAESDEPVRYPDDPFDRIWESDSVRKANYLVDVAPGTEKISTQMPIDVSRDEWPPQKVMQTAVVGRNGSLTYRLNLDGFPAPGWAFCYFAEIEDLGPSDARKFRFILPGAPDLSKAIVNIQENAQGQYRLYEPGYYNISLPFVLSFRFGRTSDSTMGPLLNALEVNRYLKKSDGSADGPVLAAIAMSYSSFKWANEGGDPCLPSPWSWVQCSSDPRHMITLIKLSGKNLSGTIPVEFTKLGGLVELWLDNNSLSGPIPDFSGCPNLTIIHLEDNQLNGELPSSLADLSNLRELHVQNNVLAGKIPSGLLNKDLDFNYTGNAGLHTEKGGNRDNIIIGASVGGAVLLIATIASCFLLRKGKGKSHHKGESQHNLPPQKLASSLGETAAEAAHYFTLSEIKDATNNFERKIGSGGFGVVYYGRLLDDREIAVKVLTNDSFQGKREFTNEVSLLSRIHHRNLLQFLGYCQEEGKSILVYEFMHNGTLKEHLYGPLTHGGRGINWIKRLEIAEDAAKGIEYLHTGCVPSIIHRDLKSSNILLDKNMRAKVSDFGLSKLAVDGASHVSSIVRGTVGYLDPEYYISQQLTDKSDIYSFGVILLELISGQEAISDENFGHNCRNIVQWAKMHIESGDLQGIIDPALHEYDIQSMWKIAEKALMCVQAHGSMRPWMTEVIKEIQDALAIEKGAEAVREGSSDEMSKRSAHSSLNLGASDDHYLAIDESIARPTAR; encoded by the exons ATGATAACAAGTATTGCTACACATTCAATGTTGTTAGTAGGACCAG TCATTTCGGATGCAAATACCATAGAGCTTCAGGAGTTAATATTTCTAGCTACAGAGCCTACCATCAGTGTTTGTTTGTCCAAAGCAAAAACTGGTCAACCGTTTATATCCACCCTTGAGCTCCGGCAGTTTAATGGTTCCATCTATTTCAATCTGTTTGAGAGCCAATATTTCCTCAGCATGTCTGCAAGAATAAATTTTGGTGCAGAGAGTGATGAACCAGTCAG GTATCCAGATGACCCATTTGATCGAATATGGGAGTCTGACTCGGTGAGAAAAGCCAATTACCTTGTGGATGTTGCTCCTGGAACTGAAAAAATTTCAACTCAGATGCCAATTGATGTCAGCAGGGATGAATGGCCACCACAGAAGGTAATGCAGACAGCTGTAGTTGGCAGAAATGGATCATTGACATACCGCTTGAACCTCGATGGTTTTCCTGCTCCTGGTTGGGCATTTTGTTACTTTGCTGAAATTGAAGACTTGGGTCCAAGTGATGCTAGAAAGTTCAGGTTCATACTCCCTGGCGCTCCTGATCTTAGCAAGGCTATTGTTAATATCCAAGAAAACGCCCAAGGACAGTATCGTTTGTATGAGCCAGGATACTACAACATTTCTCTACCATTTGTTTTATCTTTCAGATTTGGGAGGACTTCTGATTCTACAATGGGTCCTCTGCTGAATGCCTTGGAGGTCAATAGATATTTGAAGAAGAGTGATGGCTCTGCAGATG GACCAGTTTTGGCTGCAATAGCCATGTCTTATTCATCATTTAAGTGGGCAAATGAAGGCGGTGATCCATGCCTTCCTTCTCCATGGTCATGGGTCCAGTGTAGTTCAGATCCTCGCCATATGATAACATTGAT TAAACTCTCAGGGAAGAATCTGTCAGGAACAATTCCAGTAGAATTCACAAAGTTGGGCGGCTTAGTTGAGTT ATGGCTTGATAATAACTCACTGAGTGGTCCAATTCCTGATTTTTCTGGGTGCCCTAACTTAACGATAAT ACATCTTGAGGATAACCAGTTGAATGGTGAACTGCCTTCTTCCTTGGCAGATTTGTCAAATTTGAGAGAATT GCATGTTCAGAACAATGTGTTAGCTGGGAAAATTCCATCTGGCCTACTTAATAAAGACCTGGATTTCAA CTACACAGGGAATGCAGGCCTTCACACAGAGAAGGGAGGGAACCGTGATAATATTATTATCGGGGCATCAGTTGGAGGTGCTGTTCTGCTAATTGCTACCATTGCCTCCTGTTTCTTATTGCGCAAAGGGAAGGGCAAATCTCATCATAAAG GGGAATCTCAACATAATTTGCCTCCTCAAAAGCTTGCTTCTTCCCTGGGTGAGACTGCGGCTGAAGCTGCTCATTACTTCACATTATCTGAGATCAAGGATGCTACAAATAATTTTGAGAGAAAAATTGGATCAGGAGGCTTTGGGGTTGTATATTATGGGAGACTGCTAGATGATAGAGAAATTGCAGTCAAAGTTTTGACTAACGATTCCTTCCAGGGGAAACGAGAGTTTACCAATGAA GTCTCTCTTCTTTCAAGAATACATCATAGGAATCTGTTGCAGTTTCTTGGATATTGCCAAGAAGAAGGAAAAAGTATTCTCGTGTACGAGTTCATGCACAATGGGACGCTTAAGGAACATCTTTATG GGCCCTTAACACATGGAGGAAGAggaattaattggattaaacGCCTTGAGATTGCTGAGGATGCTGCCAAAG GAATAGAGTACCTTCACACTGGTTGTGTTCCATCAATCATTCATCGAGACTTGAAGAGCAGCAATATTCTTCTTGACAAGAACATGAGAGCTAAGGTTTCAGATTTTGGCCTTTCAAAACTAGCAGTTGATGGAGCTTCCCATGTGTCTAGTATAGTTCGAGGAACTGTTGGTTACCTTGATCCCGA ATATTACATCTCCCAGCAGCTGACAGACAAGAGCGACATCTACAGTTTTGGGGTCATTCTCCTCGAGTTAATATCCGGTCAAGAAGCAATCTCTGATGAAAATTTTGGACATAACTGCCGAAACATAGTCCAGTGG GCAAAGATGCATATTGAGAGTGGTGATCTTCAAGGGATCATCGACCCTGCATTGCATGAGTACGACATACAGTCGATGTGGAAGATAGCGGAGAAGGCGCTTATGTGCGTGCAGGCCCACGGGAGCATGAGGCCGTGGATGACTGAAGTCATAAAGGAGATCCAAGATGCACTCGCCATCGAAAAGGGAGCAGAGGCAGTGCGAGAAGGCAGCTCTGACGAGATGTCAAAGCGCTCGGCTCACTCATCCCTCAACTTGGGCGCCAGTGACGACCACTACTTGGCCATCGATGAATCCATTGCACGCCCAACTGCTCGATAG
- the LOC121795435 gene encoding interactor of constitutive active ROPs 2, chloroplastic-like has translation MQTATSRGGGGLVKSSASTLKSPRKLKPSASSVSSINPSIKTAKTIDRRLPPTHTQKKRITQIEEDLKKTKEQLSSSESWKRRAQQEAEEAKKQVAAMAAELVESQNQLKELSECEEARLQELRKISQERDREWQSELEAFQKQYSMDSAALAAAMNEIQKLKMHLNKVSHSEATQARHAESAHVEVQSLRLELTETLVLVERLKKKLNDSRDCESQALDEVSRAEKQLEVVKNAENEIKLKHDNVLESYNSLLLDLEKSNGRVKSLEELVVTLQTDLDSHSSISANSSAENMDRDIAQLNTLKSEVDELRSALGDAERRYRDEYIQSMMQIRDAYQLVELTRSESSEKEAQLEAKLRESREEIVELRIKLVERENAVQISKREEGDQLQLEVLKASLFDKESLLQATAEENERLKCEIMKMRSIAEDEALELAESSRAAEKEALLRLNSLAEEADKSCKKVARVTEQLDAAQASNTQLEAELRRLKVQCDQWRKAAEAAAAMLSTSNNGERRGSFDYHSITSKLSSSQSDDEDDDSLKKNNGNMLKKIRVLLTKGHK, from the exons ATGCAGACCGCTACATCGAG AGGTGGTGGAGGTCTTGTAAAATCATCTGCTTCTACGCTTAAGAGCCCCAGGAAGCTAAAACCATCTGCTTCTTCGGTTTCTTCTATAAATCCGAGCATCAAAACTGCGAAAACCATTGATCGCAGGTTACCACCCACTCACACTCAG AAAAAGCGGATAACGCAGATCGAGGAGGATTTGAAGAAGACCAAGGAGCAGCTGAGCTCGAGCGAGTCATGGAAGCGAAGAGCTCAGCAGGAGGCTGAAGAAGCCAAGAAGCAGGTCGCAGCCATGGCAGCCGAGCTCGTGGAGTCTCAGAATCAGCTCAAGGAGCTCTCTGAGTGCGAAGAAGCTCGACTGCAGGAGCTGCGCAAGATATCTCAGGAACGAGACAGGGAGTGGCAGTCAGAGCTTGAGGCCTTCCAGAAGCAGTACTCCATGGACTCTGCTGCTCTAGCCGCCGCCATGAACGAGATTCAGAAGCTCAAGATGCACTTGAATAAAGTTTCTCATTCGGAAGCTACACAAGCCAGGCATGCGGAATCAGCACATGTCGAGGTTCAGAGCTTGAGACTCGAATTAACAGAAACTCTCGTTTTGGTTGAGAGACTAAAGAAAAAATTGAACGATAGCAGAGATTGCGAATCACAAGCCCTCGATGAAGTTAGTAGAGCTGAGAAGCAGTTGGAGGTTGTTAAAAATGCTGAGAATGAAATCAAGTTGAAGCATGACAATGTCCTCGAATCATACAACTCTTTGCTGCTCGATTTGGAGAAATCCAATGGTAGAGTGAAATCGTTGGAGGAGCTCGTCGTCACGCTGCAGACTGATCTAGATAGCCACAGCAGCATCTCTGCAAACTCTTCAGCTGAAAATATGGACCGAGATATTGCCCAACTCAACACCTTGAAAAGTGAGGTAGATGAATTGAGATCCGCCCTCGGAGATGCTGAAAGGAGGTACAGAGACGAGTACATTCAAAGCATGATGCAGATCCGAGATGCCTATCAGCTGGTGGAGCTCACGAGATCAGAGTCATCGGAGAAAGAAGCTCAACTTGAGGCAAAGCTACGAGAATCAAGAGAAGAAATCGTTGAATTGAGGATTAAACTAGTTGAAAGGGAAAACGCAGTGCAAATCTCGAAACGAGAAGAAGGTGATCAGCTCCAGCTGGAAGTGCTCAAGGCAAGTTTATTCGACAAAGAATCGCTTCTGCAGGCCACAGCAGAGGAAAACGAGAGGCTGAAGTGCGAAATAATGAAGATGCGGAGCATAGCAGAGGATGAGGCGCTGGAACTAGCAGAGTCATCAAGAGCTGCAGAGAAGGAAGCGTTACTGAGGCTCAACTCATTGGCGGAGGAAGCAGATAAAAGCTGCAAGAAAGTGGCACGCGTCACTGAGCAGCTTGATGCAGCTCAGGCGTCTAACACGcagctggaggccgagctgCGGAGGTTGAAGGTGCAGTGCGATCAGTGGAGAAAAGCGGCTGAAGCTGCTGCTGCGATGCTGTCTACGAGTAATAATGGGGAGAGACGAGGCTCATTCGACTACCATTCAATCACTAGTAAGCTGAGCTCTTCGCAatctgatgatgaagatgatgattcGCTTAAGAAGAATAATGGGAATATGCTCAAGAAGATCAGGGTGCTGCTCACGAAAGGCCACAAGTAG